The following proteins are encoded in a genomic region of Trypanosoma brucei gambiense DAL972 chromosome 8, complete sequence:
- a CDS encoding thymidylate kinase, putative has product MVAMNRKIVVFTDVEDKQVLEVIREVAGDAETIQLEKSFAYEFMWRGKHTPYRVGTPMCFITEKTVEDADVVFAVYSKRVPVLSLTTGGETTNLLQTISSLGIECKQNTSETWADAVRAFLPNNDSEGAVIVFEGGDGAGKATQTEYMRKRLDKEGKAHASLDFPSDKHRYGKLIRKVLSGERGALHDLDPKLFSLLFSLNRFDTLPELRYWLTHGKKILLDRYYTSNFGHQASKLEESERSDFIRHLEQLELEWLKLPPPDVALYLDLPPAAALVAMQRDEKRESLDIHETAGLSYKENVRQTYVWCCQNQRNWVQIECCNDEGERYSREKVHEMIYNAVAKHI; this is encoded by the coding sequence ATGGTGGCCATGAACCGAAAAATTGTAGTTTTCACGGATGTTGAGGACAAACAAGTCCTTGAGGTGATCAGAGAGGTAGCGGGTGATGCGGAAACTATACAGCTCGAAAAGTCTTTCGCTTACGAATTTATGTGGCGAGGGAAACACACGCCTTACAGGGTTGGTACCCCCATGTGTTTTATTACTGAAAAGACAGTGGAGGATGCAGATGTCGTATTTGCTGTTTATTCAAAGCGTGTTCCCGTACTTTCGCTTACCACTGGTGGCGAAACCACTAACTTACTTCAGACGATTTCCTCCCTCGGTATCGAGTGCAAACAAAATACTTCAGAGACATGGGCCGATGCTGTAAGAGCATTCTTGCCCAACAATGACTCAGAAGGTGCCGTAATTGTTTTTGAGGGTGGAGACGGTGCTGGGAAGGCCACCCAAACAGAGTACATGCGGAAACGGCTGgataaggaaggaaaggctCACGCTAGTCTTGACTTCCCATCGGACAAACATCGATATGGGAAGCTCATTCGCAAAGTCCTATCAGGTGAAAGAGGCGCTTTACACGATTTGGATCCTAAACTGTTcagtttgcttttttccttgAATCGCTTTGACACTCTCCCGGAACTCAGGTACTGGTTGACACACGGGAAGAAGATTCTCCTCGACCGTTACTACACGTCCAACTTTGGTCACCAGGCCTCTAAGCTTGAGGAAAGTGAAAGGAGTGACTTCATCAGACACCTTGAGCAATTGGAATTGGAATGGCTTAAGCTTCCTCCCCCGGATGTCGCTCTTTATCTTGATTTGCCACCCGCAGCCGCGCTAGTGGCGATGCAAAGGGATGAGAAGCGTGAGTCGCTGGACATTCATGAGACAGCCGGCCTCTCCTACAAGGAAAATGTCAGGCAAACTTACGTTTGGTGCTGTCAAAACCAAAGGAATTGGGTTCAAATAGAATGTTGTAACGATGAGGGCGAACGCTATAGTCGTGAGAAAGTACACGAGATGATATACAATGCCGTCGCAAAACATATTTAA